A window of Melopsittacus undulatus isolate bMelUnd1 chromosome 2, bMelUnd1.mat.Z, whole genome shotgun sequence contains these coding sequences:
- the ARRB1 gene encoding beta-arrestin-1, with protein MGDKGTRVFKKASPNGKLTVYLGKRDFVDHIDVVDPVDGVVLVDPEYLKERKVFVTLTCAFRYGREDLDVLGLTFRKDLFVANAQAFPPLPEEKKPLTRLQERLIKKLGEHAYPFTFEIPPNLPCSVTLQPGPEDTGKACGVDYEVKAFCAENLEEKIHKRNSVRLVIRKVQYAPERPGPQPMAETTRQFLMSDKPLHLEASLDKEIYYHGEPISVNVHVTNNTNKTVKKIKISVRQYADICLFNTAQYKCPVAVEDADDMVAPSSTFCKVYTLTPFLANNREKRGLALDGKLKHEDTNLASSTLLRDGANKEILGIIVSYKVKVKLVVSRGGLLGDLASSDVAVELPFTLMHPKPKEEPAHRDVPENEAPIDTNLIELDTNDDDIVFEDFARQRLKGMKDDKEDEEERTNSPQLNDR; from the exons ATGGGAGACAAAGGCACCCG GGTGTTCAAGAAAGCCAGTCCCAACGGGAAG CTCACTGTCTACCTGGGCAAGAGGGACTTCGTGGACCACATTGACGTGGTGGACCCCGTGG ATGGGGTGGTGCTGGTGGACCCCGAGTAcctgaaggagaggaaag TGTTCGTGACCCTGACCTGCGCCTTCCGCTATGGGCGCGAGGACCTGGACGTGCTGGGGCTGACGTTCCGCAAGGACCTGTTCGTGGCCAACGCTCAGGCCTTCCCCCCCCTGCCCGAGGAGAAGAAGCCCCTGACCCGGCTGCAGGAGAGGCTCATCAAGAAGCTGGGCGAGCACGCGTACCCCTTCACCTTCGAG ATCCCCCCCAACCTGCCCTGCTCCGTCACGCTGCAGCCAGGCCCCGAGGACACGGGGAAG GCCTGTGGTGTGGACTATGAGGTCAAAGCCTTCTGTGCCGAGAACCTGGAGGAGAAGATCCACAAGAG GAACTCGGTGCGTTTGGTGATCCGGAAGGTGCAGTATGCGCCGGAGCGTCCTGGcccccagcccatggcagagaCCACAAGGCAGTTCCTCATGTCCGACAAACCCCTGCACCTCGAGGCCTCCCTGGACAAGGAG ATCTACTACCACGGAGAGCCCATCAGCGTCAACGTCCACGTCACCAACAACACCAACAAGACGGTGAAGAAGATCAAGATCTCAG TGCGCCAGTATGCGGACATCTGCCTCTTCAACACCGCTCAGTACAAGTGCCCGGTGGCTGTGGAGGATGCGGA TGACATGGTGGCCCCGAGCTCGACGTTCTGCAAGGTTTACACCCTGACCCCGTTCCTGGCCAACAACCGGGAGAAGCGGGGCCTGGCGCTGGATGGGAAGCTCAAGCACGAGGACACCAACCTGGCCTCCAGCACCCT GTTAAGAGATGGAGCCAACAAGGAGATCCTGGGCATTATTGTCTCCTACAAGGTGAAGGTGAAGCTGGTGGTGTCACGAGGAGG GCTGCTGGGAGACCTCGCCTCCAG CGACGTCGCCGTGGAGCTGCCCTTCACCCTGATGCATCCCAAACCCAAGGAGGAACCGGCACATCGGGATG TTCCAGAGAACGAAGCCCCCATAGATACGAACCTGATAGAGCTGGACACAAA CGACGACGACATCGTCTTCGAAGACTTCGCCCGCCAGCGACTCAAGGGCATGAAGGACGAcaaggaggatgaggaggagcgGACGAACTCCCCCCAGCTCAATGACAGATAA